From the Lolium rigidum isolate FL_2022 chromosome 2, APGP_CSIRO_Lrig_0.1, whole genome shotgun sequence genome, one window contains:
- the LOC124693129 gene encoding F-box/kelch-repeat protein At1g74510-like: MLEGQSCLISRSLPSSCEQESRLAYMTYHLLEITRSKRPSGVLAIEHEGISAAAVLAKRPKSEDKHDGVPLDCQGSNQGYSDSSTLINSIGRDNSINCLARCSRSDYGSIASLNRNFRSLVREGGLYKERRRLGIAEHWVYFSCNVQEWEAYDPYRARWMTLPRMPPNECFMCSDKESLAVGTELLVFGKEILAHIVLSYSILTNSWSRGVEMNAPRCLFGSASFGEKAIIAGGMDSQGRVLRTVELYNSETRRWITLPSMNKARRMCSGVYMDNKFYVIGGMASNTEVLTCGEEYDLDKGTWRLIENMSEGLNGASGAPPLVAVVDNELYAAQYAGKLVRKYNKSDNTWTTLGELPERPEAVNGWGIAFRGCGERLLVIGGPRVLGGGMIELHSWIPRDGPLQWNMIGSKPSGNFVYNCAVMGC; encoded by the coding sequence ATGTTGGAAGGTCAATCTTGCCTGATCTCGAGGTCTCTGCCCAGCTCCTGCGAGCAGGAATCCAGATTAGCTTATATGACTTACCATCTCCTCGAGATCACGAGGAGTAAGCGCCCATCTGGGGTCCTGGCTATTGAGCACGAGGGAATTTCTGCTGCAGCAGTGCTGGCAAAAAGGCCCAAGTCTGAGGATAAGCACGATGGTGTGCCATTGGACTGTCAAGGCAGTAATCAGGGGTACTCTGATTCAAGCACCCTGATAAACTCTATTGGCCGAGATAACTCAATCAATTGCCTCGCCCGTTGCTCTCGGTCCGATTATGGCTCCATTGCATCACTCAACAGGAACTTCCGTTCCCTTGTCCGCGAGGGTGGACTGTACAAAGAACGGCGGAGGTTAGGTATTGCTGAACACTGGGTATATTTCTCTTGCAATGTGCAGGAGTGGGAGGCGTATGACCCTTACCGTGCGCGGTGGATGACGCTCCCAAGGATGCCGCCTAACGAGTGTTTCATGTGCTCTGACAAGGAGTCGTTAGCTGTGGGCACTGAACTTCTGGTGTTTGGCAAGGAAATTCTTGCACATATTGTTCTTAGCTATAGCATTTTGACCAACTCATGGTCAAGAGGTGTTGAAATGAATGCCCCTAGATGTTTGTTTGGATCAGCTAGTTTTGGGGAGAAGGCAATTATAGCTGGCGGCATGGATTCTCAAGGGCGTGTGCTTCGCACTGTTGAGCTGTACAACTCTGAGACTAGAAGGTGGATAACACTTCCAAGCATGAACAAGGCGAGGAGAATGTGTTCTGGAGTCTACATGGATAACAAGTTTTATGTTATTGGTGGAATGGCCAGTAACACGGAGGTACTGACCTGCGGAGAGGAGTATGATCTAGATAAGGGTACCTGGAGGCTGATAGAGAACATGTCAGAGGGACTCAATGGTGCAAGTGGTGCTCCTCcccttgttgctgtagtcgataatGAGTTATATGCAGCACAGTATGCAGGAAAATTAGTAAGAAAGTATAATAAGAGTgataacacatggacaacacttGGAGAGCTACCAGAGCGTCCAGAAGCTGTCAATGGCTGGGGTATTGCATTCAGGGGATgtggagagcggctcttggtgatTGGTGGACCAAGAGTACTGGGTGGTGGGATGATTGAACTCCATTCGTGGATCCCGAGGGATGGGCCCTTgcaatggaacatgatcggaagcAAACCTTCTGGCAACTTTGTGTATAACTGTGCTGTCATGGGGTGCTGA